Proteins encoded in a region of the Raphanus sativus cultivar WK10039 chromosome 8, ASM80110v3, whole genome shotgun sequence genome:
- the LOC108820789 gene encoding probable WRKY transcription factor 29, giving the protein MGEVAYMDEGDLEAIVRGYLGSGEAFYGESSGGFLPPFCLPIETASSYEPDMETTGLDELGELYKPFYPFSTQTILTSSVSVPGDSRSLRDDKKQRTHGCLLSNGSRVDHIRIPVSKSKKSKKNQLKRVVEQVKEENLLSDAWAWRKYGQKPIKGSPYPRSYYRCSSSKGCLARKQVERNPQNPEKFTITYTNEHNHELPTRRNSLAGSTRAKSSQTKPAVTKKFGKHVVSSPTSNPMITSTDESSVAVQDMRVVKTSTYQTNGETEGTSNTLPSDLLSGTGSFPTCTGDFDDLLNSQEFLNGYLWNY; this is encoded by the exons ATGGGTGAGGTGGCTTATATGGACGAAGGAGATTTAGAAGCAATAGTCAGAGGTTACTTAGGCTCCGGAGAAGCCTTTTACGGTGAAAGCTCCGGTGGGTTTTTACCTCCGTTTTGCCTTCCTATTGAGACGGCTAGTTCCTATGAACCGGATATGGAGACAACCGGTTTAGACGAACTTGGTGAACTCTACAAACCTTTTTACCCTTTCTCCACACAAACAATCCTCACAAGCTCCGTTTCTGTACCCGGAGATTCAAGAAGTTTACGAGATGATAAGAAACAACGAACACATGGTTGTCTTTTATCTAACGGATCAAGAGTTGATCATATCAGAATCCCAGTATCCAAATCGAAGAAGAG CAAGAAGAATCAACTAAAGAGAGTTGTTGAGCAAGTGAAGGAAGAGAATTTGTTGTCGGACGCATGGGCATGGCGTAAATACGGGCAGAAACCCATTAAAGGATCTCCATACCCAAG GAGTTATTACAGGTGCAGCAGCTCAAAGGGGTGTTTGGCAAGAAAACAAGTCGAAAGAAATCCTCAGAACCCGGAAAAGTTCACCATAACGTATACAAATGAACACAACCATGAGTTACCAACCCGGAGAAACTCATTAGCCGGTTCGACTCGAGCCAAATCTTCTCAAACCAAACCGGCCGTAACCAAAAAATTCGGAAAGCATGTGGTTTCTTCTCCCACAAGTAACCCCATGATCACATCCACTGATGAATCTTCTGTTGCGGTTCAAGACATGAGGGTTGTAAAAACGAGTACCTACCAAACAAACGGAGAAACCGAGGGCACGAGTAACACTTTACCATCGGATTTGTTGTCTGGGACGGGAAGTTTTCCGACTTGTACCGGTGACTTTGATGACCTTTTGAATAGCCAAGAGTTCCTCAATGGGTACTTATGGAATTACTAA
- the LOC108818723 gene encoding probable aminotransferase TAT4 has translation MANNEFVEWQFSGSDAAEEAAAASLGTYTSELFALCDPQGKPILPPRNSSPESSHTAEKAVVKAVVCGYGNAYAPSIGLPVAKDAVAEYLNRDLDNKLTGDDVFMTFGCKQAIELVVDILAKPEANILIPRPGFPADYVRSLFKKLEVRRYEVIPEKEFEIDLDSVKEMADKNTFAIFIINPHNPNGNYYTEPHLEQLAKLARELGVMVVSDEVYRWTVFGSNPFVPMGKFSSIVPVITHGSISKGWSVPGWRTGWLAMHDLNGVFKSTKVLKAANEFLEINSKPPTVIQAAIPTILEKTPQEFFDRRQSFLKDKVDIAYSKLKEIPTLTCYMKPEACTFLWTELDPSHFVDIEDDQDFCNKLAKEENLVVLPGIAFGQKNWLRHSIDMETSILEDAFTRLKCFCERHN, from the exons atgGCCAACAATGAATTCGTTGAGTGGCAGTTCAGTGGCAGTGATGCGGCAGAGGAAGCTGCAGCGGCCTCCCTAGGCACTTACACTTCTGAACTCTTTGCTCTATGCGATCCTCAAGGAAAGCCTATCTTGCCCCCACGAAATTCGTCGCCAGAGTCAAGCCATACGGCCGAAAAGGCAGTTGTTAAAGCTGTCGTCTGCGGCTACGGAAACGCCTACGCTCCTAGCATTGGCCTCCCGGTCGCCAAAGA TGCTGTGGCTGAATATCTCAACCGAGATCTTGATAATAAGCTGACGGGAGATGATGTGTTTATGACTTTTGGATGCAAACAAGCGATCGAGCTCGTGGTAGATATCCTGGCTAAGCCGGAAGCCAACATCCTGATTCCTAGACCAGGTTTCCCTGCGGACTACGTCCGCTCTCTCTTCAAAAAACTCGAGGTTCGAAGGTATGAAGTCATCCCCGAAAAAGAATTTGAGATTGATCTCGATAGCGTCAAAGAGATGGCAGACAAGAACACGTTCGCGATCTTTATAATCAACCCTCATAATCCCAATGGGAACTACTACACTGAGCCTCATCTCGAGCAG CTTGCTAAGTTGGCTCGAGAACTCGGGGTAATGGTTGTCTCAGACGAAGTATATAGATGGACCGTGTTTGGAAGTAATCCCTTTGTTCCAATGGGGAAATTCTCCTCGATTGTACCCGTTATTACACACGGCTCCATATCGAAAGGATGGAGTGTCCCAGGATGGCGAACAGGCTGGCTCGCTATGCACGATCTAAACGGTGTCTTTAAATCCACCAAG GTCTTAAAAGCTGCTAACGAATTTTTGgagataaattctaaaccacCAACTGTTATCCAG GCAGCTATTCCCACCATCTTGGAGAAAACTCCTCAAGAATTCTTTGATAGGAGGCAGAGTTTTCTTAAAGACAAAGTTGATATTGCATATTCTAAGCTCAAGGAGATACCTACCCTCACCTGTTACATGAAACCTGAAGCATGCACCTTCTTATGG ACCGAGCTAGACCCATCACATTTTGTGGACATTGAAGACGATCAAGACTTCTGCAATAAGCTTGCTAAGGAAGAAAACCTCGTCGTTTTACCAG GGATTGCATTTGGTCAGAAGAACTGGTTAAGGCATTCTATTGACATGGAGACATCGATATTGGAGGATGCATTTACAAGACTGAAATGCTTCTGTGAACGCCATAACTGA
- the LOC108819604 gene encoding protein ROH1, producing MSPSSEHNGSFLGILSFRRYQIVSMDVQQEQQLQELEYFQNHVSERFSEFISPSPPPSDPLLSIPWLRSLLHVFTSCETEFKEVLLTTAQISRTPSLEKVLTETLDRIVKALDICNAVVNGIESVKQSRRLAEIAVTALKQRPLCSGSVRRARRALTSLLTGGSNADAKDKSSSRRRTTSRSWSFGQRGNVNVSKNWSAGKQIQAMAANLVLPRGAEASGHAMMPVYIMNSVMVLVMWVLVAAVPCQTSSVPVAPLQLPKHQSWASAALNVQERVGEEVKRKEKRFGGLMEEMQRMESIGLSLVEFTERFRFPAEEEDEGEVEEKVDEMDEICRRMEVGLEDLQRQVRAVFQRLVRIRLEIVSVLDQAPAI from the coding sequence ATGTCGCCGTCGTCAGAACATAACGGCTCCTTCCTCGGCATACTCAGCTTCCGCCGCTACCAGATCGTCTCAATGGACGTCCAACAAGAGCAACAGCTCCAAGAACTCGAGTATTTCCAGAACCACGTCTCCGAGCGTTTCTCAGAGTTCATCTCTCCATCTCCGCCGCCCTCTGATCCGCTCCTCTCGATCCCTTGGCTACGGAGCCTCCTCCACGTCTTCACGTCCTGCGAAACCGAGTTCAAAGAAGTCCTCCTCACCACCGCTCAGATCTCGAGAACGCCGTCGCTGGAGAAGGTTTTAACGGAAACGCTCGATCGGATCGTAAAGGCGCTTGATATCTGTAACGCCGTCGTTAACGGCATCGAGTCCGTTAAACAGAGCCGACGTCTCGCGGAGATAGCCGTAACGGCGCTTAAACAGCGGCCGTTATGTAGCGGAAGCGTTCGTAGAGCTAGACGCGCGTTGACGAGCCTCCTCACCGGCGGCTCGAACGCCGATGCGAAAGATAAGAGCAGTAGTAGACGGAGGACGACGTCGCGGTCGTGGTCGTTCGGACAGCGCGGCAACGTCAACGTCAGCAAGAATTGGTCTGCAGGCAAGCAGATTCAGGCGATGGCGGCCAACCTTGTGCTGCCACGTGGAGCAGAAGCTTCCGGACATGCGATGATGCCGGTTTACATAATGAACAGCGTCATGGTTTTGGTGATGTGGGTGCTCGTTGCTGCGGTTCCTTGCCAGACAAGTAGTGTTCCCGTGGCGCCGTTGCAGCTTCCTAAGCATCAGAGCTGGGCTAGCGCCGCTTTGAATGTTCAGGAGAGGGTTGGGGAAGAGGTGAAACGGAAGGAGAAGCGTTTTGGTGGGTTGATGGAGGAGATGCAGAGGATGGAGAGTATTGGGTTGTCTTTGGTGGAGTTCACGGAGAGGTTTAGGTTTCCGGCGGAGGAAGAGGACGAGGGAGAGGTTGAGGAGAAGGTTGATGAGATGGATGAGATTTGTCGGAGAATGGAAGTGGGGTTGGAGGATTTGCAGAGACAAGTGAGGGCAGTGTTCCAGAGATTGGTGAGAATCAGACTTGAGATTGTTTCTGTGCTTGATCAAGCTCCTGCAATCTAA